A region of Candidatus Roizmanbacteria bacterium DNA encodes the following proteins:
- a CDS encoding HAMP domain-containing histidine kinase, with amino-acid sequence MASHYLTTLRNYFSTADGKYVKEKILQFGGTVSGSLFIVAVTLFVRRYMDIDPFLLLSIPVILSGWFGTTRIGLVALAVCTTGYVYFFLPSFQLPFQQYIGTAVNVALFMWVNYLVIFLLNKAKRTDEVSEYKKRHNIFLDLIRDEKERNQLAKAEIKARDEFLSIASHELKTPLTLSLLQIQRALHNIRNVSLANFSVQKLMDMLESVEQQTDRLSKMISDLSNVSLITTGRMKLEPTEIDLAVIVKEAVEHVKISMRKPDHPITTDIKGSCVGIYDKVRIEQVITNLLTNAIKYGDNKPIDVKIEKKSDRYNIIVQDRGLGIPKNMQSKIFGRFERGNGHGNIKGLGVGLYITHQIIAAHEGKIHLKSKPGKGSTFIVELPVKPVK; translated from the coding sequence ATGGCTTCACATTACCTCACAACCTTACGAAACTACTTCTCGACGGCAGACGGGAAGTATGTAAAAGAGAAAATCTTGCAGTTCGGAGGGACCGTATCCGGCAGTCTTTTCATAGTTGCAGTAACTCTTTTCGTCAGACGATATATGGATATTGATCCGTTTCTGCTCCTGAGTATTCCCGTCATATTGAGCGGCTGGTTCGGGACTACAAGAATCGGTTTGGTAGCTCTTGCCGTATGTACCACAGGATATGTCTATTTCTTTCTTCCGTCATTTCAGCTTCCGTTTCAGCAGTATATAGGGACGGCAGTCAATGTCGCCTTATTCATGTGGGTTAATTATTTAGTTATCTTTCTCCTGAACAAGGCAAAGCGTACAGATGAAGTATCAGAATACAAGAAAAGACATAATATATTTCTTGATCTTATCCGCGATGAGAAAGAGAGAAATCAACTTGCTAAGGCCGAGATAAAGGCACGTGATGAGTTTTTATCCATTGCCAGTCACGAATTGAAAACTCCTTTGACTCTATCACTTCTGCAGATTCAGAGAGCGCTTCATAATATCAGAAACGTGTCACTAGCCAATTTTTCCGTTCAAAAGCTCATGGACATGCTTGAAAGTGTCGAACAGCAGACCGACCGGCTTTCAAAAATGATTTCTGATTTATCAAATGTTTCTTTGATTACGACAGGAAGAATGAAATTGGAACCGACAGAGATTGATCTTGCCGTGATTGTCAAAGAAGCGGTCGAGCATGTCAAAATTTCGATGCGCAAACCCGACCATCCGATCACCACCGACATAAAAGGATCATGCGTCGGCATTTATGATAAAGTCCGCATAGAGCAGGTGATTACCAATCTGCTCACGAATGCGATCAAATACGGAGACAACAAACCGATTGATGTAAAGATCGAGAAAAAGTCAGATCGGTACAATATTATTGTGCAGGACCGGGGTTTGGGTATTCCCAAGAATATGCAAAGTAAGATCTTCGGGCGATTTGAACGCGGAAACGGTCACGGGAACATCAAAGGGTTGGGTGTCGGACTGTATATTACACACCAGATCATTGCCGCGCATGAAGGGAAGATACACCTGAAAAGCAAACCGGGTAAAGGCTCCACTTTCATCGTTGAACTTCCGGTCAAACCGGTAAAATGA
- a CDS encoding cation transporter, translating into MNSQSLSRFIWLSIAAAVVTISLKSLAYFVTGSVGLLSDALESIINLVAAVFALFMLKLAEKPADKDHLYGHTKAEYFSSIFEGTLIVIAAVTIGYSAVERLYNPQPIQQATIGIGISAISTLINLVVALTLLRVGNKYKSITLVADGHHLMTDVWTSIGVVAGVALVWVTDIQIIDPIVALVVAANIIRTGYYILRQSMMGLLDVSLPEDEMRKIKQILKKYHETNGISFHGLRSRQSATRKFMSVHILVPGTWSVQKGHDLLEEIEKDLRNSLPGITVFTHLEPIEDPKSHEDISLDRVQ; encoded by the coding sequence ATGAACAGTCAGTCACTTTCCCGTTTTATCTGGTTGTCGATTGCAGCCGCCGTAGTTACTATCAGTTTGAAATCACTTGCGTACTTTGTCACGGGTTCCGTCGGACTGCTTTCTGATGCGCTCGAATCAATTATCAATCTGGTCGCTGCCGTGTTTGCGCTTTTTATGCTCAAACTGGCGGAAAAGCCTGCGGATAAAGATCATCTTTACGGACACACAAAAGCCGAGTATTTTTCCAGCATATTTGAAGGAACCCTCATTGTGATAGCGGCCGTTACAATCGGGTACAGCGCAGTAGAACGCCTTTATAACCCTCAACCTATCCAGCAGGCAACAATCGGAATCGGGATTTCGGCAATCTCTACATTAATCAATCTTGTCGTGGCTCTCACACTGTTACGGGTAGGAAACAAATACAAATCCATTACACTCGTTGCTGACGGACATCATCTCATGACCGATGTCTGGACGTCAATCGGAGTCGTGGCCGGAGTCGCTCTGGTCTGGGTGACTGATATCCAAATTATTGATCCGATTGTCGCACTTGTAGTCGCGGCAAATATTATCAGGACGGGATACTATATCCTGAGACAGTCAATGATGGGTCTTCTTGATGTATCACTGCCTGAAGATGAAATGCGGAAAATTAAACAAATTTTAAAAAAATATCACGAAACTAACGGGATATCATTTCACGGACTCCGAAGCCGCCAATCGGCGACACGGAAATTCATGTCCGTCCATATCCTCGTCCCCGGAACCTGGTCAGTCCAGAAAGGCCATGATCTTCTTGAAGAGATAGAAAAAGATCTGCGGAACTCTCTTCCTGGAATTACAGTATTTACTCATCTGGAGCCGATTGAAGATCCGAAATCACACGAAGATATTTCTCTTGATAGAGTGCAGTAA
- a CDS encoding MFS transporter: MSLQNNIKLLKWFNFFTDLRLYAPIAIIYFAQVTGSYALGMSIFSITMVSSALFEVPTGVLSDFVGRRKTIIFGAAAAVLYSVFYAVGQSFWILVIGAVLEGLSRSFYSGNNDALLHDTLSQEGREDEYDQYVGQLDSMFQIALGISAVVGGIIAVWSFPLVMWLSVLSQLACLLIAFRIIDPEVQTEETGNIYEHIGEAARIFVKNYKLRLLSITSVLSFGFGEASYLFQAAFYNTLWPVWAIGIAKTFSNIGATASFWYSGKIIKKFGAPKLLFVTDLYSRLVNIIAVAFPSVLSPVLMSSTSLTYGVASVSENSLMQKEFTQKQRATMGSLNSFVGSIFFGIIAYLLGAFADVFSPAHALLVLHLVRIPTIGLYLLLFKNRENR, translated from the coding sequence ATGTCTCTTCAGAACAATATAAAACTATTGAAGTGGTTTAATTTCTTTACCGATCTCAGGCTGTATGCACCGATCGCTATCATCTATTTTGCCCAGGTCACCGGCTCGTATGCTCTCGGGATGAGTATTTTCTCCATCACAATGGTATCATCGGCGCTTTTTGAAGTCCCGACCGGTGTGCTCTCCGATTTTGTCGGAAGAAGGAAAACAATCATTTTCGGAGCGGCAGCAGCGGTCCTGTATTCAGTGTTTTATGCTGTCGGTCAATCATTCTGGATACTTGTGATCGGCGCGGTTCTTGAAGGATTGTCACGGTCATTTTACAGCGGGAACAACGATGCACTTTTGCATGATACATTGTCGCAGGAGGGCAGAGAGGATGAATATGATCAGTATGTAGGGCAGCTGGATTCAATGTTTCAGATAGCACTGGGAATATCAGCCGTGGTCGGTGGAATTATTGCTGTTTGGTCATTTCCGCTGGTAATGTGGCTTTCTGTCCTTTCACAGTTAGCATGTCTTTTGATAGCCTTTCGTATTATCGATCCTGAGGTGCAAACGGAAGAAACCGGGAATATCTATGAGCATATCGGAGAAGCGGCCCGTATATTTGTAAAAAATTATAAACTCAGGTTGCTGAGCATTACTTCAGTTCTTTCATTCGGATTCGGAGAAGCTTCGTACTTATTTCAGGCCGCGTTTTACAATACGCTTTGGCCGGTATGGGCGATCGGAATAGCAAAAACTTTTTCAAATATCGGAGCTACGGCCAGTTTCTGGTATAGCGGGAAGATTATTAAAAAATTCGGAGCACCGAAACTCCTGTTTGTGACAGATCTTTATTCACGCCTTGTCAATATTATTGCTGTGGCTTTTCCTTCCGTTCTTTCTCCCGTACTCATGTCTTCGACATCACTTACGTACGGTGTGGCATCGGTATCTGAAAACTCACTCATGCAAAAAGAATTTACCCAAAAGCAGCGGGCAACGATGGGCTCTTTGAACTCATTTGTCGGCAGTATTTTTTTCGGAATAATTGCATATCTTCTCGGTGCTTTTGCCGATGTCTTTTCACCGGCACATGCACTTTTGGTTTTGCATCTTGTCCGCATCCCGACGATAGGATTGTACTTGCTTCTTTTCAAAAATCGAGAGAATAGATAA
- a CDS encoding DUF4180 domain-containing protein: MELKRIAAGEHEIVQVISDDILIRNEQDALDLMANAGAQYIVLSDSNFERDFFDLSTRKLGSILQKFTTYFVKLAVIGDFEAYPSKILKEFIYESNKRGEYLFVKSLEDAVKRWCES, from the coding sequence ATGGAACTCAAAAGAATCGCGGCAGGCGAGCATGAAATTGTCCAAGTCATATCGGATGATATACTCATCAGAAATGAACAGGATGCGCTGGATCTTATGGCAAATGCCGGGGCTCAATATATTGTTTTGTCTGACTCCAATTTTGAAAGGGATTTCTTCGATCTCAGTACAAGGAAACTGGGATCAATTCTTCAAAAATTCACGACATACTTCGTAAAGCTTGCCGTAATCGGAGATTTTGAAGCTTATCCCAGCAAAATACTGAAAGAGTTCATTTATGAAAGTAACAAACGGGGGGAGTATCTTTTTGTAAAGTCATTGGAGGACGCTGTAAAAAGATGGTGTGAGTCATAA
- a CDS encoding PadR family transcriptional regulator, whose protein sequence is MHQSLSQSEFYILLSLAIKNRHGYEIMKQVEKDSGKKVLLGPGTLYGSIKRMLESELIHEVPGDNARRKYYALTEKGRQSLSFELQRYNDAVELAKRKDIFKNLGLVQLAI, encoded by the coding sequence ATGCATCAGTCATTATCACAATCTGAGTTTTATATACTGCTTTCTCTTGCCATAAAAAACCGGCACGGATACGAAATTATGAAGCAGGTAGAAAAAGATTCAGGAAAAAAAGTTCTTCTCGGTCCCGGAACGCTATACGGATCAATCAAGCGTATGCTTGAATCCGAACTTATTCACGAAGTCCCCGGTGACAATGCCAGACGCAAATATTATGCACTAACCGAAAAAGGCAGACAGTCATTGTCTTTTGAACTACAACGATACAACGATGCCGTGGAGCTTGCAAAAAGGAAAGACATATTCAAAAATCTCGGGCTTGTTCAGTTGGCCATTTAA